The following are encoded together in the Blastocatellia bacterium genome:
- a CDS encoding cytochrome b/b6 domain-containing protein, translated as MSNSTSLAKVDQNRVERIKPHERLSHAINAIGFLLAAGTGLVLFYKGLKKLSGGTRSRQIHRVGAALMFAAPFFVWFKDWKGWKQTWREIVRFSKEDMEFLKRAPLYMLGFQVKMPAQGKFNAGQKLNFLMVTFNSAGFMVTGGLLMMRRHLPEKAFPYLIIAHDIQAVIGICGFMAHAYLALLHPDTRPSFRAIIDGTVPVEYAVGHHALWCEEEFPELIKQLPEKN; from the coding sequence GACTTTCTCATGCTATTAATGCTATAGGGTTTTTGCTAGCTGCTGGAACAGGACTAGTATTATTTTACAAAGGGTTAAAAAAGCTTAGTGGTGGTACACGTTCCAGACAAATTCACCGTGTTGGAGCAGCTTTAATGTTTGCAGCACCGTTTTTTGTTTGGTTTAAGGATTGGAAAGGTTGGAAACAAACTTGGCGGGAGATAGTTCGCTTTTCCAAAGAAGACATGGAATTTCTAAAACGTGCGCCTTTGTATATGTTAGGTTTTCAAGTAAAAATGCCAGCACAAGGAAAATTTAATGCAGGTCAGAAATTAAACTTTCTAATGGTGACATTTAATTCTGCTGGGTTTATGGTGACGGGTGGGTTATTAATGATGCGCCGACATTTACCAGAAAAAGCTTTTCCTTATTTAATAATTGCCCATGATATACAAGCTGTTATTGGTATTTGTGGTTTTATGGCTCATGCTTATTTAGCACTTCTACATCCTGATACACGGCCTTCTTTTCGTGCAATTATTGATGGTACTGTACCGGTAGAATATGCTGTAGGTCATCACGCTCTTTGGTGTGAGGAAGAATTTCCAGAACTAATTAAACAATTACCAGAGAAAAATTAA